The nucleotide sequence TGGCCCGCGCGCATCGCGGCCTCGCATCTAGTCACCAGGTACCGAATGCTCCCTCCCCGCTCTGTGCACCTCTACTCGTCGCCCAATGGCGATCTCGTCGGGGAGATCTCCACGACTACGCCGGTCGACAAGTACATCGGTGCAATGAGAATCCTGCAGGCCCGCACCGGTAAGGCTCCGCGGGCCGCGCTCGAAAACACGTTTCCCCTGGTGCTCACATCCGACGATGCGGTTTTGTCAACGGCTCGGACCAGCGGAATTCCGCACGGGCAACGCCTGGAACACGAGCCAGTGGTGCAGAACTACAGAGAGCAGATCCTGTTCCTGCAGCGCGGGGATCTCGTCATGAGTCAGGTGGAAAACGAGGATGGATACCGCCGCCTGCATATTGGGGTGACTTTCGACGTAACCCCTCGAATCCTTCTATCCCCGGACCCGATCACGATTCTGTCACCATGGACCCAGCCGATTGTGGACGCTGACGCCCTCCAGCTGGTCGAGGTGGCCCTGCAGCGCGAGCTGACGCAGGCAGAGCAGTTTTTCGCCGCGGTGGCCATGCCGCATACCTGGCAAAGATGCGGTGGCGGGCCGGTGGCCGCAGTATCGAATCCGGGTAGAGAGGAAGCAGAGCAATGCCGCGGATTTGCGGCGCTTTTCACGCAGCCAAATGAGAAGCTACGGCAACTCGCAGCTATATCGCCCGTCTGGGAAAACGCGCTCTTCGCCGAAAGCCCGGCCACGACGCCATCAGCCGCCAGCCCCACCAAGTTGAGGAAGTAGAAATGGCGGTGCGCCATCTCACACAAGCGAAACACTAAGGCTGAAATGACGGGTTTAGCTGTCTTCCGACATCAGGTCGCGGTCCAAGGCCGGCAGCGGCGCTCCGGTTTCCCACGGCAGTTGCAGAGCATAGTCGGAGAGACTGGAAGCAAACAGGCCGGAGCCGCCAAAGTCAAATTCTGGATGGGCCTGCCGGACATAGATGTACGCCAGAAACGCGTCCTCGCGGGTATTAATCCAGTCGGCCCATTTGGTTTCCAAAATATCTCGCGAATAGTCTCCCCACGCGCAGCCGATAGCAAGGTCGTCCCATTCCGATAGCTCAGGGTGATTGGCGCGAATCTGTTGAATCGCCGCACCAACCTTGCCAGTCCACTGCCCATCGTCCAACTCAACAGTGACACCAAACGTGGTGGCGTCAAAGCGGAAGTCGCTGCCGCGCAGTTCACACGGTAGGCGAAAGCTGAGGAACCAGTCATCAGGAGTGTTGTGGTAACCCCCTGCAATCATTGGCTGAGCGTGGGGGCCATGCAGCGCAAAGATTGCAGTGGTGATGCAGTCAGGGTCAACCACCAGTTGCGGGAAATCTGCCCTACGTAACTCATGCCCTCCCGGTAAGCGACAATTTCCCAGATACAGCGCACGCAGCCCCACGGCAATTGGCGCATAGCGCTGATCGTTGATCGTCACCGCGCCGCCATGCGGCGGCAGCGCACGGAGCACTTGTACACGCGCGTGCCCCTTGATCCAACGCACGGCGTCCTCAGCAGTCCAAACCTTGCTTTCCATCGAATGCCTCTAATTTACTTGTTGTCGGTGCCCTGTCCAGATTTGCTGGTCTGGAAGGGCCATGTATTCGAGCTACACATCTCGCGACCCAACCCAACAGAAGCTGCGCGCGGCCCCAATACTGTCATTTGAGGATCGTGATGTTCTTGGGGATTTGTTTGACTTGGTCCGGCGTGACATGCTCAACAATCAGGCCGTGACGGGGAAAGGCGGAGAACGCCATTTCAATCTCATTCCAGTCGAGCCTCGATTTGATGTCATGCGGAAGCACAGAGAACAGTACGATATTGCCCACGTCACCTTTCTCCAAGGCGCGGCGCTTACAGTCAAGTTCGGCACTGTCCGTCGCTTCCGTGACGACGAGACCATACGTCGTTTCCGTATTGCGAAATACCTTCATTGGATTGTCCTTTTGGTATCGTGACGTTATATCGGTTGCCCGGAGCCTTTGTTTACCCCCCAAAAGTCCGGGGCAAAGCGCTTGGCTCGGTCGATACGGGAAGTTATTCGCAGATGACTGTCAGGGAAGCTTTCTAAGCTTTTGCAGTTCCTTCTCCAGCGCCTCAATCGCCCAGTCCTGACATACCCTCGCGCGTGCCGACTGCACGTCGCAAGTCCACGACTTCACCGCGTCCGTGCTACAAGGCCGGTGCGTGTGCTTGGTGATAAGGCGAGCTGCTTCGGCCTGGGAACCCGCGAACCCGCACAACTCTCGCATTCGCTCCCGATTCCGGGGCTCACTTATCGGCAATGGTCCTTCCGAAGCCAGCGGCAAAACGTCAGTCGGAGGGTCGAAGGAGCGCGCCAGGATGCACAGTTCATGCGCCTCTCGCAGCGCCGCCACTGCCTTATCCATAGAGAATCTGTCACGGCCGCTCAAGACGGCGCTCTCGGCTTGCCCGATCAAATCCTGCAACCTCGTCAACACCTGCAGGAACGTATGTCTCTCGTCGGCTTGCGGTCAATCCCCATGCCGCTTGCTTGCACGTGCTTTCGGCTCAAAAGTACCCCCTCCGTTGGTTGACCTCGCCGCTCGATGAACTGCACGGTCAGGTAATTGCTGACCTGCGGTGGGTTTCTGCGTTGCGGTCGTGGCGATTCTTCTCATCTCGCCGGACAAAATGACGACATATGCGCAGTTTGTGTGTACTTGTACACTCCGTCAAGTGTACGCGAACAAGAGAGTCGCTGCTGCTCCGAAGATCCTCATCACTGTAGGAAACCGGAATTAGCCGGACTACAGATCAGTTTGCTGGACTGGAAATCCGGATTTAGCTGGACTGCCGTGCAACTCTCGCCGATACTGAGCCAGGATCTGTAGGTCGGTTTGCTCACTGGGCATGGCTCAAGAAGTCGGCGAGGCGGCCGTCAATACGGGGAACTCCATCCCGTGTCTTCGCCATGCGTTACATCCCGATCCGCGACCAGCAACTCACTATCCTCGCCCGCAACCGCGAGGCCTGGCGGGCTCGGGCGGAACGACTCTTTGACGTCGAAGATCTCATTCGGGCATGCGTTCCGGAAGCCGCCACTTGCGATCCAAGCGTTGTGGCCGACGCGATCCGGGAGTGGTTCGATAGTTTCGACGACGGCATTCCGACATGGCGGCTGGCGTCGCAAGATCAATAAAAAGCCCGCGCCGGGGGCTACCACACTTGGCCTGCCGCCGCGACCGAGACAGTCTGACTGCCGCTAGCGTCGGGAACCATGAACGGTCGTTTGCGATTGATTTGCGAAAGACCGTTCACGAAGGAAGTACCGACTGTCGAGGGCCGGCCACAAACGTACTACGACGCCACGGCTGTAATGCCTTCCAGCGCGATAATCCTTGTCGTTGCACATCTTTCACGGATGCCTTGAGGCGGGCATACTCTGGCGAGTCATACCAGGCCATCAAGGAATCCATATCCGGGAATTCGACAATAACGAGACGATGCGGCTGCCAGTCGCCTTCGAGAACCTTGGTTCGACCACCGCGGCCTAGATATTTTCCACCGTAGCGCGCCTCAGTAGCCGGTACTTCTCGTTTGTACTCTTCAAAAAGGGCGGGGTCTGTTATATCGACATCGGCAATCAGGTATGCAGACATGGCGCGCTCCTTTCCGCGGTAGTCCCACGGCCCCTTGTCATTGCATGATTGTAGGCGGCGCTGCCGTGAAGTCGAGGATTGGCCATGCCACTGGGCATAATCGCCCAACGGCCTTCTGACCTCCGCACGCCCAATGTCCTGCCGTGTCAAGGCTCATTTCCTGACTACGATACCCGCTTTCGCCTTGCCGACAATATCAATCAAACAATTCCTTTTGCTCAGCAGCCGGAACCTTGAACCTATTAAGGCACTTCTTGAACTCCTCGGCAGCGTCAACCCCGCAGTGGCCTTTGGGGTAAGGAGCGAACGGGCGTAATGGACTGTCAGAGACGACCGCAGTCTGGCGGCGGGTATCCGGCCGAGACCGGCATGAGCAGCCAATTAGCACGAACGCTGGGAGGGCTGCTTCTGACTGATCTGAGACATTCGCGGTCTGTCGTATGAACTGGCGCAGCAAGAAATAACCGTTCGCTAAACCTCATGCCATCTCGTGCTGCGTTTCGAGCATAGACTGCTGTCGAATCACCGATGCAACCTTGGTTGCATGAGGCGACTTGCCGGCTGGGTGGGTGCGATACCAATCCATCCAAGATAAGCACCAACAAATAGGCATCAAAAAGCCTTGTAAGTAGCATGTCGATGAGGTTTGTGGCGAGGCGGACGTGGCTTAGCGCGATCCGGTCGCACGCGATGGGTACGTGTTGCGATCAAGGCCAAGGTCTCATTCAGAGCAGCCTTGGCCCATCGCAAGCCGAGCAGCGCCGCGGACAGGACAGGTTTGAGAGCGGTGATGGCGAAGGTTCGATTGATGCGATGGTCCGAGTCGATTTCATGCTCCTGCGCGGCGCTGAGGCAGCATAGGGCGTGCAGGTTGTCGCTGAGGATTTTGGCGCCGAAGTCCTGCCTGGCGGCCAACTGTGAGAGGCCAGACAGATGTTCGAGTGCCATGCGGTGCTTGAGGCGTTTGAATGCCTCCTCGAGGCGCCAGCGCTGATGGTAGAGATCGCGGAAGGTGGCCGCCGGATAGCGCTGCATGTCGAGCAGATTGGTGATGAGCACGCGCACCTTGCCGGCTGGCGAGATCTGCCGGATCAGCCGAACGGTCTGGGGGGTAAGTGTTGGCAGGGTGAGCTTACGCTGACGAGTGAATGCAGCCGGATATTCGACATGACGGGCAAGATCGTGAAAGACCTGGGTGTGCAGATATTGGGTAAGCGTAGCGAACAGATCGGACAGGGGCATCAGAGCCAAGCGAGGATCGGGAAACGATCCCCTATTGGCCGCCGCCCTGCTTGCGCCAAACAGCCAGCGCAAGCAGGGCGGCGGCCACTCGAACCTCGGCACCTGTCAAGCGTTCTTGGCGCAAATTGCGATTTATCTTGTCGGCTTATCTTGAATTGGATTGGGTGCGAGACACCCTGCGAACCGCCAGTACCCAAAAACCTCGCTTCATGGCACGATTCATGCCACGAATAAAATGGGCAGGGAGAGGCAAGTGATTTCAATTGGAGACATTTACGATAAGGATATCAACTTCCTCTTCGGATCGGGGGCGTCCTTTGGCCTGCTGCCGACGCTGCAGCTTCAAATGCGAACAGGTGTAGACGATGCGCGGTACTCGCTTGAGGAATTGGCGACTAAGTTCGAGCAGGAGGATGGTGACCGTCGGCGCCTCGTGCCGCTGTTCATGCACTACTACTCGTCCTGCATCAGACCTGCGGAACGGCTCACCCTCCAAGCCGCTGTCGGCAATGCGGCGGGTGCCGAGACCATCAAAAACTACCGGGCTTTCCTGACCACGGCGCTGGAGATGGCGAGTCGCCGCAAGGCACTGGACCGGCGTTGCAATCTCTTCACGACGAACTACGACGGGTGTTTCCCGCTGGTGGCCGACGAACTGATCAAGGAAGGGCGCACCGACTTCGTTTTGAATGACGGTGCGCGCGGTTTCAGCAAGCGCATCTTGCAGGCCCGCAACTTTGGGTCGTACCTGTGCCAGGCAGGCGTCTTAGGGCGCTACCAAAGTAGCATCCCTCAAGTAAATTTAATCCATCTCCACGGGTCGGTGTACTGGAGCAAGGCAGGGTCGGCGATCCAGGTCCGCTACGACACGGAGAACCGTGCTGACCTGCTTGACGCTGAAACCGCCGAATTGCTGCAGCCGTTCTCAGCCGCGCTGAACAACCCTGATGCCGAACTCGCTCAGTTGCCGGACACTGGAATCGACAACGAGGTGCTGGCGGCGTTCTGGGCGAAGTACGAGCGCATGCCCATCGTTAACCCGACCAAGTGGAAATTTCACGAGACGGTGTACGAGGAGCACTATTACCAAATGCTACGCCTGCTCAGCTATGAGCTGGAGAAGCAAAACGCTGTGCTCATCACGTTCGGCTTCTCCTTCGCAGACGAGCACATCCTCAACCTCGTCCTGCGATCCCTCTCCAACCCAGGGCTGCAGGTCTTTATCTGTTGCTACAACACTTCGGAGCGCACAGCCATGGAGGACAAGTTCAAAGGCCACCGCAACGTCAAGTGTTTGGCTCTGGACGGCGAAAATATGGACTTCACTGCCTTCAATGAGAGGGTGTTGGTCTGGCCGGAGGCGGTTGCCGCGAAGCCAGCGTCGGCGCTGCCGCCTCCCGCAGCAGCCGCGGTGCCTCCTGAGCACGATGACCTTGAGGACTTGGTCCAATGAGTATTCGTGTTGGCGAGGTCATTGCGGTTCAAGGAACCAAGGTGGTTCTGAAGATCGACGAGCAGTCCAGCAAAGAGACACTTTTCCACGGTGGCGACAAGTACAAGGGCGTCTCCATCCGAGAGTACCTGTCGATTCAGCGAGGTTTCCGAGACATCATCTGCATGGTTGACGGTGAATACCTGGACGAGAGTCGTGTTGAAACGCAAGATGGCAAAGCAACCTTCATTCGCAAGGTGGAGGCCAGGCCTATCGGCTTCTTCGACCGTACCGGCTTCACACAGGGCATCAAGTTCCTGCCGATGATCCAGGATGCGGCCTACCTCTTGCCCGAAGAGCGCATTAGATCCATCTTCGACCGCAAGGCCGACAGCAGCTTCAAGATCGGGCAGATGCTCAAGGAAGAGATTGCAGTCGGGCTGCCTTGGAAGCGGCTGTTCAACAGCCATATCGGCATATTTGGGAACACAGGCAGCGGAAAATCGAACACGCTCGCCAAGCTCTACACGGTATTGTTTGACCAAAAGCTGCCGCGCATCGAGGGAAAGAGCCGTTTCGTTATCCTCGACTTCAACGGTGAATATGGGGGCGAACAACTCGCACCTACGGCGCATAAGACGGTGTATCAGCTCTCGACTCAAGAGCAACCTGGCGATGCCAATGCGGGGGACAAGTTTCCCTTGGCTTCTACCGAATTCTGGGACCTTGATACCCTTTCGCTCTTGTTCCAGGCCACGCTGAACACCCAGCGCCCGTTCCTAAGCCGCGTCCTTACTGGAAAGGCGCGATTCGAGGCTAGGCCAGGTTCGCTTGATACATATGCGAAGAGTAAGTTCCGGCAAGCATTTTGTGCGGGCGAGGTCAGGCCTGCAACGCTTGATCTAATGCGGGTCGTTGCGCGGCTAATCAACTTCCAGGCGTTGGATGATTTGCTAAGACAGGTAATCTGGCATCAGCGGGGCGGAAGATTCGCCCTCAACGGTGTGTTCTTCAATACGGACGGTGAAAACTATGACCACCATATCGCTCCTACTGTGGACGCACTGGACACGTCTGGCCTAGATGAATTCGACCAGCTGATTGTGCGGATCAATCTGCAGCTGATGTCCGACCTGAATGCTGGGTACGTCCAATTCGAGCACATCCAACCCCTTCTCAAGCGCGTGGAGTCCTCGCTGAAGAGCATGCGCCGGGTGCTGCGCATAGCTAATGCCGCAGAAGACGAGAGGGTCTTGACTGTGATTTCCTTGCGCCGATGCAACAACGATGTCAAGAAGGTTCTGCCGCTCCTGTTTGCGAAGCACTACTACAACGCCCATAAATCGGCGGTGGCCAGCCCTCCAGACCGGACCGTCCATCTTATAGTCGATGAGGCGCACAACATCCTTTCTGAACAGTCAACGCGAGAGAGTGAAAGCTGGAAGGACTATCGCCTCGAACTCTTCGAGGAGATCATTAAGGAGGGCCGCAAGTTCGGCATTTTCGTAACGATTGCTAGCCAACGTCCGGCTGACATCTCGCCAACCATCGTCTCGCAGTTGCACAACTTCTTTATCCATCGCTTGGTGAACGACAGAGACCTGTTTCTCATCGACAACACCATCTCTACGCTTGACGCCGTGTCGCGCAGTCTCATCCCTGGGCTGTCCCAAGGGTGCTGCGTGGTCACTGGAACCGCGTTTGAGCTTCCGATGGTCATCCAGGTGGAACGCTTGCCGAGCGGAAAGCAGCCAGCCAGCGAGGACGTTGACCTTGAAAGGCTATGGAGCGAGGCCCCGGCGGTCTTGGTTTGAGTCATCGACTGGGAGGGGCGGCGATGCAATTCGCTGAGGTGGATGGGAAGAAGGCGGCGCCGTTCTATTCGGCAACCAGGCGGACGCAGCCGTGGCGGCGGCATCCTCTTCGGTGACGTTGTGCTGACCTGCGACAAGAAAGCCGGGCCACTGCTAGAGGCTTCTGAACAGGGAGGAAAAGTCCCATCTTCCTTTCGGGAGCTCTCCTGGCGACGAAGCCGCTTGGCGAGATCGTGCGTTCCATCGCGCAGCAGTGAGCCCTTCGCCGCCAGTCCTCCACTACTCACCGCCTGGCGGTGTAGCAGTTCTTCGCGTAGTCCTGAATCTTTCCCTTGACGCCGCTGATGTCGACTGCGGCCGTGTATCCCACGGCCCCGTCCGCGGCAATCCAGGCGGTAATGGTCTTGGATGACAACAAGGTCCGCATTTCGGCGGATAGCAATTCCCGATGTACCCACACGACGGACTCCCTGCGCTGGAGCCCCTGCGCAGTGGCCCCCTTTCTCTGAGGCTGAATCTCTGTTCCGTCGAACGTAAAATACGAGTTTGTGGCCCACTCGAATTTACCTTTGGCATCCGCTTCAGTGGTGACCAGCCCACCGCCCAACCCCATTTTTCCATCAAAGCACGTGAACAGGAAACGGGCACTCCAGTTTGTATACTCCTGCTCCACTTTCAAATAGGTTGCACCTTGCGCCTGTTTCAGCTCCGCGGTTGCCGGCTGTGTCCCGTTATTCGAGAATCGCAGCTTCGCCGCAACATGCGCGGTCAACCAAAGAATGTCCTCAGGACGCACTGAGGCTGACGCCGAAAATGCCAAGGCATCGACGCCCATATTCTGTAGATATGCCACGATGAGACCGCTCGTTTCCTGGCTCGTGCCATTGTCTATCGTTGTGCTTTTGGCCGAAAACTGATGAAGCCCGAGCTTTGTCTCCTTGCCTGAGAAGTATCGCCCACGACCGCCCGCAAACGCGTAGGCGCACGCGCTCGCACAATATCCCCGT is from Cupriavidus sp. P-10 and encodes:
- a CDS encoding SIR2 family protein, translated to MISIGDIYDKDINFLFGSGASFGLLPTLQLQMRTGVDDARYSLEELATKFEQEDGDRRRLVPLFMHYYSSCIRPAERLTLQAAVGNAAGAETIKNYRAFLTTALEMASRRKALDRRCNLFTTNYDGCFPLVADELIKEGRTDFVLNDGARGFSKRILQARNFGSYLCQAGVLGRYQSSIPQVNLIHLHGSVYWSKAGSAIQVRYDTENRADLLDAETAELLQPFSAALNNPDAELAQLPDTGIDNEVLAAFWAKYERMPIVNPTKWKFHETVYEEHYYQMLRLLSYELEKQNAVLITFGFSFADEHILNLVLRSLSNPGLQVFICCYNTSERTAMEDKFKGHRNVKCLALDGENMDFTAFNERVLVWPEAVAAKPASALPPPAAAAVPPEHDDLEDLVQ
- a CDS encoding DUF1330 domain-containing protein; this translates as MSAYLIADVDITDPALFEEYKREVPATEARYGGKYLGRGGRTKVLEGDWQPHRLVIVEFPDMDSLMAWYDSPEYARLKASVKDVQRQGLSRWKALQPWRRSTFVAGPRQSVLPS
- a CDS encoding ATP-binding protein translates to MSIRVGEVIAVQGTKVVLKIDEQSSKETLFHGGDKYKGVSIREYLSIQRGFRDIICMVDGEYLDESRVETQDGKATFIRKVEARPIGFFDRTGFTQGIKFLPMIQDAAYLLPEERIRSIFDRKADSSFKIGQMLKEEIAVGLPWKRLFNSHIGIFGNTGSGKSNTLAKLYTVLFDQKLPRIEGKSRFVILDFNGEYGGEQLAPTAHKTVYQLSTQEQPGDANAGDKFPLASTEFWDLDTLSLLFQATLNTQRPFLSRVLTGKARFEARPGSLDTYAKSKFRQAFCAGEVRPATLDLMRVVARLINFQALDDLLRQVIWHQRGGRFALNGVFFNTDGENYDHHIAPTVDALDTSGLDEFDQLIVRINLQLMSDLNAGYVQFEHIQPLLKRVESSLKSMRRVLRIANAAEDERVLTVISLRRCNNDVKKVLPLLFAKHYYNAHKSAVASPPDRTVHLIVDEAHNILSEQSTRESESWKDYRLELFEEIIKEGRKFGIFVTIASQRPADISPTIVSQLHNFFIHRLVNDRDLFLIDNTISTLDAVSRSLIPGLSQGCCVVTGTAFELPMVIQVERLPSGKQPASEDVDLERLWSEAPAVLV
- a CDS encoding transposase, which translates into the protein MPLSDLFATLTQYLHTQVFHDLARHVEYPAAFTRQRKLTLPTLTPQTVRLIRQISPAGKVRVLITNLLDMQRYPAATFRDLYHQRWRLEEAFKRLKHRMALEHLSGLSQLAARQDFGAKILSDNLHALCCLSAAQEHEIDSDHRINRTFAITALKPVLSAALLGLRWAKAALNETLALIATRTHRVRPDRAKPRPPRHKPHRHATYKAF